A section of the Bacillus pumilus genome encodes:
- a CDS encoding NAD(P)-dependent oxidoreductase: MKIALFGAHGRVGQAFLRFIQVDDRYIVRSLIRTNREEMLAGMFQVTGNSRNRDDVLETIKGADIVVSCLSTDGDDTLSVSMEHIVQAMKQSNTSRIITIGTAGILKARQQPELYRFETNESKRTTSRAAKEHAKAFELLQSTDLDWTIICPTYLPDGEVTRSYRYEKDFLPIDGKKISVEDTAHFLYQQLNSKEFVHQRVGIAY; the protein is encoded by the coding sequence ATGAAAATAGCTCTTTTCGGTGCTCATGGACGTGTAGGACAAGCATTTCTTCGTTTCATTCAAGTAGATGATCGTTACATAGTTCGTTCATTGATTCGGACAAACCGAGAAGAAATGCTTGCGGGTATGTTTCAAGTCACCGGCAATTCAAGAAATCGAGATGATGTGCTTGAGACAATCAAAGGAGCAGATATTGTTGTGAGCTGTCTATCGACAGATGGTGATGATACATTATCTGTTTCAATGGAGCATATCGTACAAGCCATGAAGCAATCAAATACATCACGAATTATTACAATAGGTACGGCAGGCATTTTAAAAGCAAGGCAGCAGCCGGAGCTTTACCGTTTTGAAACAAATGAATCAAAGCGGACCACTTCCCGAGCAGCTAAGGAGCATGCCAAAGCGTTTGAACTCCTTCAATCGACTGATTTAGATTGGACCATTATTTGTCCAACCTATTTACCAGATGGAGAAGTGACACGGTCATATCGCTATGAGAAAGATTTTCTCCCTATAGATGGAAAGAAAATTTCAGTTGAAGACACCGCACACTTTTTATATCAGCAGTTAAATTCGAAGGAATTTGTACATCAACGCGTCGGTATTGCCTACTAA
- a CDS encoding universal stress protein encodes MFQADRMVVAFDGHEDSKKALKKAIALAKTLHAKLTIAYAHDGKSSRQVFDAPRPMTGGAYIGGGMADLQTPPVYVPHDEQQSPLIFEDHTEEVVAEARMLLNEEQFEAAIEIVEGEPAEAIIEYAEEISADLIVMGARDQSRLKKMLFGSVSEKLSSKSDIPVLIVK; translated from the coding sequence TTGTTTCAAGCTGATCGGATGGTCGTTGCGTTTGATGGACATGAAGACAGTAAGAAAGCATTAAAAAAGGCAATCGCTTTAGCCAAAACCCTGCATGCCAAACTGACCATTGCCTATGCACATGATGGCAAATCAAGCAGACAGGTGTTTGATGCACCTCGCCCAATGACTGGCGGAGCTTATATCGGTGGCGGTATGGCAGACCTTCAAACACCCCCTGTGTATGTACCTCATGATGAACAGCAAAGTCCCTTGATTTTTGAAGATCATACAGAAGAGGTCGTTGCAGAAGCAAGAATGCTTTTAAATGAGGAGCAGTTTGAAGCTGCCATTGAAATTGTTGAGGGAGAACCAGCAGAAGCGATTATCGAATATGCTGAAGAGATTTCAGCAGACCTCATCGTCATGGGAGCCCGTGACCAAAGCAGATTGAAAAAAATGCTCTTTGGTAGTGTAAGTGAAAAATTATCATCAAAATCAGATATACCTGTGCTCATTGTAAAATAA
- a CDS encoding ABC transporter ATP-binding protein, producing MTTGRRLLTYALLYKKVLSVALIFLIIAVGAELTGPFIGKKMIDDHILGVEKPYVEVNEKTDKTVYYQGNNYIRTDRLDSDMESGKQINVVQVGFGYYFVNEPIRFDGNRKISGDQLTIENGKERETYQVQRLSKEEIFSFYEPEISGLVQLVLFYLGLLVIAIFFQYAQHYLLQRIANRIIQKMRVDVFEHIQTLPIRYFDNLPAGKVVARITNDTETIRDLYVTVLANFVTSAIYMIGIYIAMFLLNVKLALICLVAVPIIFLWSMTYRKFASVYNHRIRSIISDINAKLNEAIQGMTIIQAFRHEKVTKEEFDELNNNHFRYQRKMLHLNSLLSHNLVNLLRNLAYVALIWYFGGASLSATGIVSIGVLYAFVDYLNRLFQPITGIVNQFSRLELARVSSERVFRLLDEPGTTVEEPVHKEMEGHVQFQDVTFAYNEGKNVLKTITFEAKKGQTVALVGHTGSGKSSIMNLLLRFYDIQQGDILIDGESIYRQSRQTLRKQMGIVLQDPYLFSGTIASNVSLGNEDIKRETIESSLKQVGAVELLKHLPEGFDEPVVEKGSTLSSGERQLISFARALAYDPAILILDEATANIDTETEAIIQRALDVVKEGRTTFVIAHRLSTIKKADMILVLEKGEIVERGSHDQLMQQEGLYAQMYELQKGAVAN from the coding sequence ATGACAACAGGAAGAAGACTCCTTACCTACGCACTCCTTTATAAGAAAGTATTGTCTGTTGCCTTGATCTTTCTCATCATTGCAGTAGGTGCTGAACTGACAGGACCATTTATTGGGAAGAAAATGATTGATGATCATATTTTAGGTGTAGAAAAGCCATATGTCGAGGTCAATGAAAAAACAGACAAAACCGTTTATTACCAGGGAAATAACTATATACGAACCGATCGATTAGACAGTGATATGGAATCCGGAAAACAAATCAATGTGGTGCAGGTCGGATTTGGTTACTATTTTGTGAATGAGCCGATTCGATTTGATGGAAACCGAAAGATATCGGGGGATCAGCTTACCATTGAAAATGGAAAAGAGCGCGAGACCTATCAAGTACAGCGTTTATCAAAAGAGGAAATTTTCTCTTTTTATGAGCCTGAAATTAGTGGTTTGGTGCAGCTTGTTCTATTTTATCTAGGGCTTCTCGTTATTGCGATTTTCTTTCAATATGCGCAGCATTACTTGCTACAGCGAATAGCCAACCGAATTATTCAAAAAATGAGGGTTGATGTATTTGAGCATATTCAAACACTACCTATTCGGTATTTTGATAATTTACCGGCTGGAAAGGTCGTAGCTAGGATTACCAATGACACTGAAACCATTCGTGATTTATATGTGACAGTTCTCGCCAATTTTGTGACGAGTGCGATTTACATGATTGGGATTTATATTGCCATGTTTTTATTAAATGTGAAGCTGGCACTTATTTGTTTGGTGGCGGTACCGATTATTTTCCTATGGTCAATGACCTACAGAAAGTTTGCATCGGTTTACAACCACCGCATTCGTTCAATCATTAGTGATATCAATGCCAAGCTAAATGAAGCCATTCAAGGAATGACCATTATTCAAGCGTTTCGTCATGAAAAAGTGACAAAAGAGGAATTCGATGAGCTGAACAACAATCACTTTCGATATCAGCGAAAGATGCTTCATTTAAATTCACTTCTATCACATAACTTGGTTAACCTGCTTCGAAATTTAGCCTACGTGGCACTTATTTGGTATTTTGGCGGTGCGTCTTTAAGTGCTACGGGGATAGTGTCGATTGGTGTGCTTTATGCGTTTGTCGATTATTTAAATCGATTATTTCAGCCGATTACAGGCATTGTGAACCAATTCTCGAGATTAGAATTAGCACGGGTTTCATCAGAAAGGGTTTTCAGATTATTGGATGAACCAGGAACAACAGTGGAAGAACCTGTCCATAAGGAAATGGAAGGACACGTTCAGTTCCAAGATGTCACCTTTGCTTATAATGAAGGGAAGAATGTATTAAAGACCATTACATTCGAGGCCAAAAAAGGCCAGACAGTTGCACTTGTGGGGCATACTGGATCTGGGAAAAGCTCGATCATGAACTTGCTGCTTCGTTTTTATGACATTCAGCAAGGAGACATTCTCATTGATGGGGAAAGCATTTATCGCCAGTCCCGGCAAACCTTGCGGAAACAAATGGGCATCGTACTTCAAGACCCGTATTTATTTTCTGGAACGATTGCATCCAATGTTAGCTTAGGAAATGAAGACATTAAACGAGAAACGATTGAATCATCATTAAAACAAGTAGGCGCAGTAGAGTTATTGAAGCACCTACCAGAAGGATTTGATGAACCGGTCGTTGAAAAGGGAAGCACTCTTTCCTCAGGGGAACGTCAGTTAATTTCATTTGCTCGTGCACTAGCGTACGATCCAGCGATCTTAATTTTAGATGAAGCCACTGCAAACATTGATACAGAAACAGAAGCGATCATTCAGCGAGCGCTTGATGTCGTCAAAGAAGGACGAACAACGTTTGTCATTGCTCACCGATTATCTACCATTAAGAAAGCCGATATGATTTTGGTTTTAGAAAAAGGTGAAATTGTCGAGCGGGGTAGTCATGATCAACTCATGCAGCAAGAAGGGCTATATGCGCAAATGTACGAACTGCAAAAAGGTGCTGTGGCAAACTAG
- a CDS encoding ABC transporter ATP-binding protein, giving the protein MAEMMLNQIYKVYDNKVTAVDNFNLHIEDKEFIVFVGPSGCGKSTTLRMIAGLEEISQGDFLLDGKRMNDVAPKDRDIAMVFQNYALYPHMNVYDNMAFGLKLRKFPKSEIDERVRNAAKILGLEQYLDRKPKALSGGQRQRVALGRAIVRDAKVFLLDEPLSNLDAKLRVQMRAEISKLHQRLQTTFIYVTHDQTEAMTMATRLVVMKDGFIQQVGAPKDVYENPENVFVGGFIGSPAMNFFTGKLSDGAIAVGKTHIRVPEGKMKVLRSQGYIGKEIILGIRPEDFHDEPVFIEASEGTKINASVEVAELMGAETMLYSSLDGQSFIARVDSRTDVQAGQSIPLAIDMNKAHFFDSDTELRIRSAE; this is encoded by the coding sequence ATGGCTGAAATGATGCTTAATCAAATTTATAAAGTGTACGATAACAAGGTAACAGCAGTAGACAACTTTAATCTACATATAGAAGATAAAGAATTTATTGTGTTTGTTGGTCCATCTGGTTGCGGAAAATCAACAACCCTTCGCATGATTGCAGGGCTTGAAGAGATTTCACAAGGGGATTTTCTTTTAGATGGAAAACGGATGAATGATGTAGCACCAAAAGACCGGGATATCGCAATGGTTTTCCAAAATTACGCATTATATCCTCACATGAATGTATACGATAATATGGCTTTTGGATTAAAGTTGCGAAAATTCCCGAAATCAGAAATTGATGAGCGGGTTCGAAATGCCGCTAAAATATTAGGGCTTGAGCAATATTTAGACAGGAAACCAAAAGCGCTGTCCGGCGGTCAAAGACAACGTGTTGCACTCGGTAGAGCAATTGTGCGTGATGCAAAGGTCTTTCTTTTGGATGAGCCGCTTTCTAATTTAGATGCAAAACTTCGCGTTCAAATGCGTGCTGAAATATCTAAGCTTCATCAACGTCTGCAAACGACATTTATCTATGTCACACATGATCAGACTGAAGCAATGACAATGGCTACTCGTCTTGTCGTAATGAAAGATGGCTTTATTCAGCAGGTTGGAGCGCCGAAGGATGTATATGAAAATCCAGAGAATGTATTTGTAGGTGGATTCATTGGCTCTCCTGCGATGAATTTTTTCACAGGAAAGCTCTCTGACGGTGCCATTGCAGTTGGAAAAACGCATATACGTGTACCAGAAGGAAAGATGAAGGTATTACGCAGCCAAGGTTATATCGGAAAAGAGATCATCCTTGGAATCAGACCAGAAGATTTTCATGATGAACCCGTGTTTATAGAAGCATCTGAGGGCACAAAGATCAATGCGAGCGTAGAAGTTGCTGAATTAATGGGAGCAGAAACGATGCTTTACTCTTCTCTCGATGGTCAATCTTTTATTGCACGTGTTGATTCTCGTACCGATGTTCAGGCTGGACAATCTATACCTCTTGCCATCGATATGAACAAAGCCCACTTCTTTGACTCGGATACGGAGCTCCGCATTCGTTCCGCTGAATAA
- a CDS encoding helix-turn-helix domain-containing protein has product MLEKLKHVYGEHIISSPTNDHQILWYQTDEGELFGVDKSKLTAREIILLNTFLTPIDLSHTKQTEDEQKWYSYLFDNTSLTVQHPVRVYYFKMSHQAEQRQQIKEAVVHSLEHTHFIWTGADTAMLIQTNATSENSQLELLYDLSLAITSDFLTDSVFLQGQLHLPNEHLQKKLLNEQQLVLDHMQRGKVRSGISTFYQCLPSLLRYDEPILSHAISDAFKEAILDRDVYRTLMTYMQCNLNASKAAKALYVHRNSLQYRIDKFIERTAIDIRHFPEASAVYFMMNLLDVS; this is encoded by the coding sequence ATGTTAGAAAAATTAAAGCATGTTTACGGAGAGCATATCATCAGCTCCCCTACAAATGATCATCAAATTCTTTGGTATCAAACAGACGAAGGCGAATTATTTGGAGTAGACAAATCAAAGCTTACAGCAAGAGAAATAATTCTTCTCAATACTTTCCTTACACCAATTGATCTATCTCATACAAAGCAAACTGAGGATGAACAAAAATGGTACAGCTATCTATTCGATAACACATCACTAACTGTACAGCACCCCGTCCGTGTGTATTATTTTAAAATGTCCCATCAAGCTGAACAAAGGCAGCAAATAAAAGAGGCTGTGGTCCACAGCCTCGAACATACTCATTTCATTTGGACAGGCGCTGATACAGCGATGCTGATTCAAACAAACGCTACATCAGAAAACAGTCAGTTAGAACTGCTATATGATTTGTCTCTAGCCATTACAAGTGACTTTTTAACAGACTCAGTCTTTTTACAAGGACAGCTCCATTTGCCAAATGAACATTTACAGAAGAAATTGTTAAATGAACAGCAGCTTGTGTTGGACCATATGCAGCGAGGCAAGGTTAGGTCAGGGATTAGCACATTTTATCAATGTCTGCCCTCACTGTTGCGTTACGATGAACCCATCCTCTCTCATGCCATTTCAGATGCTTTTAAAGAGGCGATTCTTGATCGGGATGTTTACCGTACCCTCATGACTTATATGCAATGTAACTTAAATGCATCTAAGGCAGCAAAAGCTTTATATGTTCACAGAAACAGCCTTCAATATCGAATCGATAAATTTATTGAGCGCACAGCAATTGATATACGACATTTTCCAGAAGCATCTGCTGTTTATTTTATGATGAATCTTCTCGACGTTTCATAA
- a CDS encoding alpha/beta-type small acid-soluble spore protein, with product MANSNSSNQLLVPGAEQAIDQMKYEIASEFGVNLGAETTARANGSVGGEITKRLVSYAQQHMGGTKA from the coding sequence ATGGCTAATTCTAATAGTTCAAATCAATTACTAGTTCCTGGAGCAGAGCAAGCAATCGATCAAATGAAATACGAAATCGCTTCTGAATTTGGCGTTAACCTTGGAGCAGAAACTACAGCTCGCGCTAACGGTTCAGTTGGTGGAGAAATCACAAAACGTCTTGTGTCTTACGCTCAACAACACATGGGTGGAACAAAAGCTTAA
- the dat gene encoding D-amino-acid transaminase has product MKVLYNDDFIEKEDARVDIEDRGYQFGDGVYEVIRVYNGTLFTLKEHTERLFKSAKEIGIHLQGAVSDMEEKLKQLVAHNQLTDGGVYIQVTRGVAPRKHQYGNSLTPQITAYTFQVKKPVHEQTAGVKAIISEDLRWLRCDIKSLNLLYNVMEKQKASEAGAFEAILIRDGFVTEGTSSNVYAVIDGVIRTHPANNLILNGITRRKLLEVCEEEGSSVKETRISKEELLGAQEIFISSTTAEVIPIVEIDGQPVGEGVPGELTKRIQEGFQQKIKQESEASISS; this is encoded by the coding sequence ATGAAAGTATTGTATAATGACGATTTCATTGAAAAAGAGGATGCTCGTGTTGATATTGAAGACAGAGGCTATCAATTTGGTGATGGTGTCTATGAGGTCATCCGTGTATACAATGGGACTTTGTTTACATTAAAAGAGCATACAGAGCGTCTGTTCAAGAGTGCAAAAGAAATCGGCATTCATCTTCAAGGTGCAGTATCAGATATGGAAGAAAAATTAAAACAGCTCGTCGCCCATAACCAATTAACAGATGGTGGAGTGTATATTCAAGTGACTCGTGGCGTCGCACCTCGTAAACATCAATATGGAAATTCTCTCACTCCTCAAATCACAGCATATACGTTTCAAGTGAAAAAGCCTGTTCATGAGCAGACAGCTGGTGTAAAGGCCATCATATCTGAGGACCTTCGCTGGTTAAGATGTGATATTAAAAGCTTAAATCTCTTATATAACGTCATGGAAAAACAGAAAGCATCTGAAGCTGGTGCATTTGAAGCCATTCTCATTAGGGATGGTTTTGTGACAGAGGGTACCTCCTCGAATGTATATGCCGTCATTGATGGCGTGATTCGCACACATCCCGCAAACAATTTAATTCTAAATGGTATTACCCGTAGAAAGCTTCTTGAAGTATGTGAAGAAGAGGGAAGCAGTGTTAAAGAAACGCGTATCAGTAAAGAAGAGCTGCTGGGAGCGCAGGAAATCTTCATCAGCTCGACGACTGCTGAAGTCATTCCGATTGTTGAAATTGATGGTCAGCCAGTAGGTGAAGGCGTTCCAGGAGAGTTAACAAAACGTATACAAGAAGGCTTTCAGCAAAAAATTAAACAGGAAAGTGAAGCATCAATTTCTTCGTAA
- a CDS encoding YheE family protein, translated as MISHFQWKPLFKKAQLPGWKISFFHNGAHYEGIYHKTGDIEWGSQLPPHEVEPTLKEEIHELMLFHVYD; from the coding sequence ATGATTTCTCATTTTCAATGGAAACCTCTCTTTAAAAAAGCACAATTGCCAGGGTGGAAAATATCCTTTTTTCACAATGGTGCACACTACGAAGGTATCTACCACAAAACAGGTGATATTGAATGGGGCTCTCAGCTTCCGCCCCATGAAGTCGAACCAACCTTAAAAGAAGAAATCCACGAATTAATGCTGTTCCATGTCTATGATTAA
- a CDS encoding ABC transporter ATP-binding protein: protein MFSVFTKLGWFFKQEWRRYTIAITLLLIVNVLEMLPPRYLGQAVDDIRSGQFTTSSMMFYVAIFCLLGVVVYTLTYFWMYQLFGGANVMERVMRGKLMRHLLKMTPTFYEKKKTGNLMALGTNDLNAVALTTGFGVLTLVDSTAYMLMIFFTMGLTISWKLTLMAIIPMPLMALLIAYYGSKIHDRFTVAQDAFGDMNDRVLESVAGVRVIRSFVQEKQDVERFREMTDDVFQKNMRVAVIDSLFEPTVKLLVGVSYLIGIGYGAYLVFQSDLTIGELVAFNVYLGMMIWPMFAIGELINIMQRGNASLDRLNHTLSYKPDVTDASQPKTLQEPGDIQFDHVTFRYPTSPKNNLIDVSFTVRKGQTIGITGKTGSGKTTIVKQLLRQYPTGDGQILLSGVPIQEIELDQLFQWIGYVPQDHILFSKSVEENMRFGHRDAKQNELAQAIKDAYFEKDLRLLPEGLETMVGEKGVALSGGQKQRISIARALLIDPDILILDDSLSAVDAKTETAILENLRQNRHGKTTFITTHRLSAVEHADLILVMEEGRIVQKGTHKELIQQDGWYKEQFLRQQLTNQLEGGDEA, encoded by the coding sequence ATGTTTTCGGTATTTACAAAATTAGGCTGGTTCTTCAAACAAGAGTGGAGACGTTATACGATCGCCATTACGCTCCTGCTCATAGTGAATGTGCTTGAAATGCTACCCCCAAGATATCTTGGGCAGGCAGTTGATGACATTCGTTCTGGTCAATTTACAACTTCGAGTATGATGTTTTATGTAGCCATTTTTTGCTTGCTAGGTGTTGTCGTCTATACGCTGACCTACTTTTGGATGTATCAGTTATTTGGCGGCGCAAATGTCATGGAGCGTGTGATGCGCGGGAAGCTCATGCGCCACTTACTTAAGATGACACCCACCTTTTATGAAAAGAAAAAAACCGGTAACTTAATGGCATTAGGTACAAACGATTTGAATGCTGTAGCTTTAACGACAGGTTTTGGCGTTCTGACATTGGTGGATTCCACTGCTTATATGCTAATGATCTTTTTTACGATGGGACTGACGATCAGCTGGAAATTAACATTAATGGCGATCATCCCTATGCCGCTGATGGCGCTTTTGATTGCGTATTATGGCAGTAAGATTCATGATCGCTTTACAGTTGCTCAAGATGCATTTGGTGATATGAACGATCGCGTGCTTGAATCGGTCGCAGGCGTCCGGGTCATCCGGTCTTTTGTACAGGAGAAACAAGATGTCGAACGCTTTCGTGAAATGACAGATGATGTATTTCAAAAAAATATGAGAGTGGCGGTCATTGATTCATTATTTGAGCCGACAGTGAAATTACTTGTCGGTGTCAGCTACTTAATAGGAATTGGATACGGAGCCTACCTTGTATTCCAAAGCGATTTAACCATTGGTGAGCTTGTCGCTTTTAACGTGTATCTTGGGATGATGATCTGGCCAATGTTTGCGATCGGCGAGTTGATTAATATTATGCAAAGAGGAAATGCGTCGTTAGACCGGTTGAATCATACACTCAGCTACAAGCCGGATGTTACAGACGCTTCTCAGCCAAAAACGTTACAAGAGCCTGGGGATATTCAGTTTGACCATGTGACATTTAGGTATCCAACTTCCCCTAAAAATAACTTAATTGATGTGTCCTTTACCGTTCGAAAGGGACAGACAATCGGAATTACAGGCAAAACAGGAAGCGGAAAAACAACTATTGTAAAACAGCTTCTGCGCCAGTATCCAACAGGTGATGGTCAAATCCTGCTATCAGGAGTCCCAATCCAAGAGATCGAATTGGATCAGCTATTTCAATGGATCGGATACGTACCGCAGGATCATATTCTTTTTTCTAAAAGTGTAGAAGAAAATATGCGTTTCGGTCATCGAGACGCAAAACAAAATGAATTAGCACAAGCGATCAAAGATGCTTATTTTGAAAAAGATTTACGCCTTTTGCCAGAGGGACTCGAAACGATGGTCGGAGAAAAAGGTGTGGCGCTATCAGGTGGACAAAAGCAGCGAATTTCCATTGCGCGCGCTTTATTAATAGATCCCGACATTTTAATACTGGATGATTCCCTTTCTGCGGTAGATGCAAAAACAGAAACCGCTATTTTAGAAAATCTAAGACAAAATCGTCATGGAAAAACGACGTTTATTACGACTCATCGTCTATCAGCTGTTGAGCATGCGGATCTCATACTTGTTATGGAAGAAGGACGCATCGTCCAAAAGGGAACTCACAAAGAGCTCATTCAGCAAGATGGATGGTATAAAGAACAATTTCTGCGTCAGCAGCTGACAAACCAGCTGGAAGGAGGGGATGAGGCATGA
- a CDS encoding polysaccharide deacetylase family protein, which yields MQRVTKKQTPSNTMLLSKAIGLVILSLILFFIWDISKTNMQAADQPAQMSASSEFRDTSTSLKAKDDSTKTLDVHFKINPNKHVTDQTIFLTFDDGPSATSNQLLDVLKAHQVKATFFMLGPQIKEHPAAVKRLHQEGHQLGLHGITHDVKRFYQKSDSPVNEMKEDQRILASVTGEYTHLVRTPYGSAPNLTDQQKARLKQKGFIYWDWTIDSLDWKYKSSKYVPEVLNQLQVLETKHPKEPKIILMHDQPATAKYLNSLLTQLKAKGYTFEVLDETMKPLQQ from the coding sequence ATGCAACGGGTTACGAAAAAACAGACACCTTCAAACACGATGCTGCTCTCAAAGGCGATTGGTTTAGTGATTCTGTCACTGATCCTCTTTTTTATTTGGGATATATCTAAAACCAATATGCAGGCAGCAGATCAGCCAGCTCAAATGTCTGCGAGCAGTGAATTTCGAGACACAAGCACAAGTCTGAAAGCAAAAGATGATTCTACAAAAACATTAGATGTACATTTTAAGATCAACCCAAACAAACATGTAACAGATCAAACGATCTTTTTAACCTTTGATGATGGTCCGTCAGCCACATCAAACCAGCTTTTGGATGTGCTCAAAGCGCATCAAGTAAAGGCCACATTCTTCATGCTCGGGCCGCAGATTAAGGAACATCCGGCAGCTGTGAAAAGACTTCATCAAGAAGGTCATCAGTTAGGGCTTCATGGGATCACACATGATGTGAAACGTTTTTATCAAAAAAGTGATTCTCCGGTCAATGAGATGAAAGAAGATCAGCGCATTTTGGCTTCTGTCACAGGAGAGTATACGCACCTTGTGAGGACACCTTATGGCAGCGCCCCCAATTTAACCGATCAGCAAAAAGCACGTTTAAAACAAAAAGGCTTTATCTACTGGGATTGGACAATTGACAGTCTTGACTGGAAATATAAAAGCTCAAAATATGTACCAGAAGTTTTGAATCAGCTGCAAGTGCTAGAGACAAAACATCCAAAAGAACCAAAAATCATCTTAATGCACGATCAGCCAGCGACAGCAAAATACTTAAACAGTTTGCTCACACAGCTAAAAGCCAAGGGCTATACATTTGAAGTTCTTGATGAAACAATGAAGCCGCTGCAGCAATAA
- a CDS encoding YheC/YheD family protein has protein sequence MNKNRCIIATHPASEKTIHLPVHFKQQEVIYSLALGSRLVDDFTVSYHQHPNKILLSEDLYKDLLIPYQSRADVIAIDHTLFIGPLLGIFTAGFEKSTQPLGTRSDFFINLLHSFKQHVGFAYLFGTHSIDWDKGIVEGLLYQQKTWIKKKMPLPSVIYDRLPNRKAAQSAFVQETKRKLTQDYDIPWFNPSFFNKWDIHEQLLTDEKTCPFLPHSIQLDPVDALNKIETLLHLHEVIYLKPSNGSHGDGIYQLNKTTYGITVSSNQGRAVPFDSVEHFVTNLRKDHAIQDFMAQQGIALLQIDNQPMDFRVHTNKNKYGHWTVTAAVAKISGHHTVTTHHSYGGTVKTLYDVFPEKKTRLKMLEQLSYTAITLSQVIDEKVSGHIGEIGFDLGIDQTGAIWMFEANSRPGRDVFQHVSLRNSERLIGKNLMDYAAYLSQTDLTTSDYTNVY, from the coding sequence GTGAACAAAAATCGTTGCATCATCGCCACTCATCCCGCAAGTGAAAAAACAATTCATCTTCCCGTCCATTTTAAACAGCAGGAGGTGATCTATTCTCTTGCTTTAGGTTCTCGTCTAGTAGATGACTTCACCGTTTCCTATCATCAACATCCAAATAAAATTTTATTATCAGAAGATCTATATAAAGATTTACTCATTCCTTATCAATCAAGAGCTGATGTGATCGCCATCGATCATACCTTGTTTATAGGGCCGCTGCTTGGTATTTTCACCGCAGGTTTTGAGAAAAGCACGCAGCCACTAGGAACGAGATCAGATTTTTTTATTAACCTGCTGCACTCTTTCAAACAGCATGTCGGTTTTGCCTATCTTTTTGGTACTCATTCGATTGACTGGGATAAAGGAATAGTTGAAGGATTGTTGTATCAACAGAAAACATGGATTAAAAAAAAGATGCCCTTGCCCTCAGTCATTTACGATCGTCTTCCAAATAGAAAGGCAGCTCAGTCAGCATTCGTTCAAGAAACAAAACGCAAACTCACGCAAGACTATGACATTCCTTGGTTCAACCCTTCTTTTTTTAATAAATGGGATATTCATGAACAATTGTTAACAGATGAAAAAACATGTCCTTTTCTTCCCCATTCCATACAATTGGATCCGGTAGACGCTCTTAATAAAATAGAAACACTCCTCCATCTACATGAGGTCATTTACTTAAAACCGTCAAATGGAAGTCATGGCGACGGTATTTATCAATTAAACAAAACGACTTATGGAATCACTGTAAGCTCAAATCAAGGAAGGGCTGTTCCATTTGACTCAGTAGAGCACTTCGTGACCAATCTTCGGAAGGACCATGCAATTCAAGACTTTATGGCTCAACAAGGCATAGCACTACTACAAATAGACAATCAACCAATGGATTTCAGAGTTCATACCAATAAAAATAAGTACGGTCATTGGACAGTCACGGCAGCAGTAGCAAAAATATCTGGCCATCACACCGTCACGACTCATCATTCATATGGCGGTACGGTGAAAACTCTATATGATGTTTTTCCAGAAAAGAAGACGCGTTTAAAAATGTTAGAGCAGCTTTCTTATACTGCCATTACACTTAGCCAAGTCATTGATGAAAAAGTGTCCGGTCATATTGGTGAAATCGGTTTTGATTTAGGCATTGACCAGACAGGAGCTATCTGGATGTTTGAAGCCAATTCTCGACCTGGCCGCGATGTTTTCCAGCATGTCTCATTGCGAAACTCAGAAAGACTGATCGGAAAAAATTTGATGGATTACGCAGCTTACCTTTCACAAACAGACTTAACAACTTCAGATTACACTAACGTCTACTGA